ATCGTTGGTGATGTTGTCGGTAGCTGAAATCCCGGTGTCGACAGCAACGCTGGCCGTAACCGCAGGAGCTTCGTTGTCACCGATCAAGTCGATAACGCATACCGGCTGGCCCATGGCCGAGTTAACGTACTCAAGCTCGAAGCCTTCAACGATCCCGTTGAAGTTCGCGTCGAAGCCAGCATCGTACTGCGACTCGTTGAAGTTGATTCCCCAGACCGTTTGGAAGTAGGCAGCCGTGTTGTGATTGCCAGCACCGCGTGCCTGCAGTTCAGCAGCTACCGCTTCGTAGTATTCCTGCTCGGTCACCATCTTGTCGGCGTCGGTCGAACCGAACTGCATGATCTCGGCGATGAACCCACCGGCCCCCGAGCCACCAACCTGAATGGTGAAGTTATCACCCGGATTGACCTCAAACAGCACGTAGCTGTCGGTCGTGCCGTTGACATCCGCCATCGCTTGCAGCAGCGGCACATGGTTGGCCGAGTTGGTGCGGTCGGTGTCCTGGACAAAGACTAGTGGTACATCTGGGTTCAGATCCCCACTGGTTCCCTTGATCCGCAGGGCGACGATTGCGCTTCCCGACGAAGAGTCGACTTCCAACTGGAGGTCACGCGTTTCTCCCGCGGATCCAATTTCCAGGTTGTCGACGAAGTCGAGCGTATTCGCGGCGAGCAAATCGCGGATTTCTAAAGATTCCAATCGCATTGCTCGAGTGCCGCGGACGGATTTACGCGACTTCTTAGGAGCGATCAGATTATCACGAACGGAATTAGTGTTCTTCATGCTTTGCACCAACGGCCAGTCTATGTTCCCGGGGAATGGTCGGTTTGCAGTTCAGTGTGGGGAGCGAGTTTGAGAAGACTAGGAAAGTGAGGAGGGCCCAGCCCTTTGACTCTGTTAAATCTGAACAGACACTCCACCTGGGTTAGAGAGGAGTGGTCGGTTCAGGTAGTTCCATTAAAATCAGGGGTTGTGCCAAATTCAACGAATTACCAGAGCCTTCGTTTCCTATTCTCGCCATTCTACCCAGATGTCGCCGAAAACTTGAGCTAACCCTTACATCCGTCGCGACTTACGGCGAGGGCACTTTTAGAAAAATATCTCTAAACAACTTCCACGATTGCACTTACGCCAACCGCATCTCTGCCAGCCCAATATTACCGGTGATTGTCCCCCCATAAGAGCAGATAGCGGGACATAACATCTCTACTGATTGTGCCGGGTTAAATCGCGCAAGGAGGGACAGGAAGGTAACGGCGACCCGCAAGGTTTGCCCCTTCCGATTAGGTCTCTCGTCTTCCCTCAGAGTTCCCAGGCGGGCAACTCGCTAGATAGCAGTTACGTCATGGCATTTCAAAATAGATAAGCACGGCAATATTTTCCGGTTCTGTTGCACTAAACCAAGTGATATCCGGCACTTCCGTCAAACTTTTAGTAGCTCTGAAACCGAATCCAATACGGAAAACGTGATTGTTCGTTGAGACGAGACCATTAGGTCAGGTGCCTGCGGACCATTACCACCGGAACTCAATCAAGTTGTACTTACCCTGCCGCACACCTCTCGGGGAACGGCTCGAGTACAAGGAATGGGACTTATGCTCCGTCGACTGACGACTGCAACCTTGGCAATGAGCGGCCTTTTGGCAAGCTTCAATGCGACCCTGCTTAACGCCCAGGAAATGGTCACTGAAGACCCGGCCGCCGCATCGTGGTATGCCGAGCAGGTTCACTACGAAACCGCCTTCACTGACGAGGCCGGCCAGGCTGTCGACATTGAAATGGCGAATTGCAGTTCCTGTCAGACTGGAACCTGTAACTCTTGCTTCGATAGTTGCTGCAAGGGAAGCTGGTTTGTCGATGGCTGGTTAGACCAGGGATATACGGCAAACACCGACCATCCCATCAGCAATTTCAACGGCCCACTCGGCTTCAATGATCGCGCGGACGACTACCAGATGAACCAGCTGTATCTGTCGTTTGGCAAGAATATTGCCGACGATTGCTGCGGATGGGATTTCGGCGGTCGCGTTGACGTGCTGTACGGGTCGGACTACTTCTTCTTGGAATCGAACGGTCTGGAACGTCACGGCGACGGTACCCGTCACTGGAATGGAACCGGTCCACGACAGAACAACACCCGTGCGTTATACGGTTTGGCTTTACCCCAGGCATACGCCGAAGCATTCATCCCGGTCGGTTCGGGCGTGAAGGTGAAGATGGGGCACTTCTACTCCTTAATGGGGTATGAATCAGCCATGGCCCCTGAGAACTTCTTTTACTCCCACAGCTACACCTATGTGTACGGCAACCCCAAGACGAACACAGGCTTCCTGGCTTCTTAC
The Blastopirellula marina genome window above contains:
- a CDS encoding porin produces the protein MLRRLTTATLAMSGLLASFNATLLNAQEMVTEDPAAASWYAEQVHYETAFTDEAGQAVDIEMANCSSCQTGTCNSCFDSCCKGSWFVDGWLDQGYTANTDHPISNFNGPLGFNDRADDYQMNQLYLSFGKNIADDCCGWDFGGRVDVLYGSDYFFLESNGLERHGDGTRHWNGTGPRQNNTRALYGLALPQAYAEAFIPVGSGVKVKMGHFYSLMGYESAMAPENFFYSHSYTYVYGNPKTNTGFLASYSPTTCFTLQAGMTNGWDNFENINGAYGVTLGAQWSNGVSSLSYAMHNGSEDPTGDQNRYSHTIVYTRQLNSRWNYTFEHDFGVQKDAFLDSSFAADNAFYYSFTNYLYYQWSNELSFGGRFEWFCDEDNWRIQQVPIEAFYTGRNYYDITLGANWRPCDHVLVRPEVRYDWSDLNPLGTTGVFNDFTKDDMYTFALDVVLFF